A stretch of Podospora bellae-mahoneyi strain CBS 112042 chromosome 5, whole genome shotgun sequence DNA encodes these proteins:
- a CDS encoding hypothetical protein (EggNog:ENOG503NW16; COG:E), with protein MGELGLLGANLQGYGCAGVSDVAGALITRAVERVDSGYRSGMSVQSSLVMGGIHEFGSEEQKERYLPDMAKGKLLGAFGLTEPNHGSDPGSMETTAREHPTKKGCYLLKGSKTWITNSPIADVLLVWAKLQETGKIRGFLVDRKDCPAGTLETPKISNKTGLRASITGMIHLEDCPVPKENMFPGVEGLKGPFACLNSARYGISLGVMGALEDCLARARTYALERKQFKGNSLAKYQLIQKKLADAATDISYGVLASIQVGRLKEQGKATPEMISMVKRQNCDRALWNARVLQEIFGGNAVSDEYGIGRHVANLYVTQTYEGQSDIHSLILGRAITGVQAFV; from the exons ATGGGCGAGCTGGGTCTCCTGGGGGCCAACCTTCAGGGGTATGGATGTGCTGGAGTGTCGGATGTGGCTGGAGCATTGATCACTAGGGCCGTCGAGAGGGTGGACAGCGGTTACCGAAGCGGTATGTCGGTTCAGTCGTCGTTGGTCATGGGTGGAATTCATGAGTTCGGTTCGGAAGAGCAAAAGGAGAGATACCTCCCAGACATGGCAAAGGGCAAGCTTCTTGGTGCTTTTGGACTTACCGAGCCGAACCACGGCAGCGATCCGGGCTCCATGGAGACAACTGCGCGCGAGCACCCGACCAAGAAGGGGTGCTACCTGCTCAAGGGGTCCAAGACTTGGATCACCAACTCGCCCATCGCCGATGTTCTCCTCGTCTGGGCCAAGCTCCAGGAGACTGGAAAGATCCGCGGATTTCTTGTTGACAGGAAGGACTGTCCTGCTGGCACACTCGAGACACCCAAGATCAGCAACAAGACTGGACTCCGCGCTTCCATCACCGGAATGATTCATCTCGAGGACTGCCCTGTCCCCAAGGAGAACATGTTCCCTGGGGTGGAGGGACTGAAGGGACCATTTGCCTGCCTAAACAGCGCCCGGTATGGTATCTCTCTCGGTGTGATGGGTGCTTTGGAGGACTGCCTGGCGAGAGCGAGAACCTATGCTCTGGAAAGGAAGCAGTTCAAGGGCAACTCCCTTGCCAAGTATCAGCTGATCCAGAAGAAGCTCGCAGACGCCGCCACTGATATCTCATACGGCGTCCTGGCCTCCATCCAGGTCGGCCGGTTGAAGGAGCAAGGCAAGGCTACTCCCGAGATGATCAGCATGGTCAAGCGCCAGAATTGTGACAGAGCTCTGTGGAATGCCAGAGTTCTCCAGGAGATTTTTGGTGGCAATGCTGTCAGTGACGAGTATGGTATTGGACGCCATGTGGCGAACCTCTATGTGACTCAGACCTATGAAGGCCAGAGCGATATTCATA GTCTCATTCTTGGAAGAGCCATTACTGGCGTTCAGGCATTTGTCTGA